In one window of Litorilinea aerophila DNA:
- a CDS encoding peptide ABC transporter substrate-binding protein, translating into MNKVNIRLLVAAAATLLLLVLAGCSAPAQQAAPAEQGEQAAPASAEGSAPAAQTASGEKVLILGLYQEPELLNPLIRTQTAANLVAGFVEEGLVDVDPDGEYYPVLAKEVPSVENGLVSEDGLTVRYNLLEDVVWSDGEPFTCDDVLFTWEVAVNPDSGAVNTTGFDKIASITCEDDHTAVVQFSEFYAPFKDIFTFVLPRHATGDPAQMQEWEFNWNPIGTGPFKLESWTSGDSLVFVANENYRGQPDKPHLDKLIVRIIPSREVGKALITSGEIHFLWDLTEADVPEFRDNPDITVNSAPGPGTERLVLNLADPTLDATDDPLNNPHPLLGDLRVRQAIQYGIDKQFIVDELLYGATTVGVSELSLGWAKCDIPPSEYNPDKARALLEEAGFIDQDGDGIRECHGCLYAEEGTPLRLKYQTTSGNQLREESQQLILEMMADIGIEFYIENVPSSELFGSWASGAFRKHGQFDVLMYTTSDSIDPHSQMDGYFHKDKMPTEANGGNGFNYSRWVNDIASEAIDRAGASPDPAVRKENYQIACEQIAAELPHIYLYDRAEIHLTRSNVKGYQVNVWSPHDQSWNAADWDIE; encoded by the coding sequence GTGAACAAAGTCAACATACGGCTGTTGGTGGCTGCTGCAGCCACGCTGCTGCTGCTTGTCCTGGCGGGCTGTTCAGCCCCCGCGCAACAGGCAGCGCCGGCGGAGCAAGGCGAACAGGCAGCCCCGGCTTCCGCAGAAGGGTCAGCGCCGGCGGCCCAGACGGCCAGCGGCGAGAAAGTGCTCATTTTGGGGCTATACCAGGAACCTGAGCTGTTGAACCCCCTGATCCGCACCCAGACGGCCGCAAACCTGGTGGCCGGCTTTGTGGAGGAGGGATTGGTCGACGTGGATCCCGACGGCGAGTATTACCCGGTCCTGGCCAAAGAAGTGCCCTCGGTTGAAAATGGCCTGGTGTCGGAGGATGGCCTCACCGTTCGCTATAACCTGCTGGAGGACGTGGTCTGGTCCGACGGGGAGCCCTTCACCTGCGACGACGTGCTCTTCACCTGGGAAGTGGCGGTCAACCCGGACAGTGGTGCTGTGAACACCACCGGCTTTGACAAGATTGCCTCCATCACCTGTGAGGACGACCACACCGCGGTGGTCCAGTTCAGCGAGTTCTACGCCCCCTTCAAGGACATTTTCACCTTCGTCCTGCCCCGCCACGCCACCGGCGATCCCGCCCAGATGCAGGAGTGGGAGTTCAACTGGAATCCCATCGGTACCGGTCCCTTCAAGCTGGAAAGCTGGACTTCCGGCGACAGCCTGGTCTTCGTGGCCAACGAGAACTACCGGGGCCAGCCGGATAAGCCCCACCTGGACAAGCTGATCGTGCGCATCATCCCCAGCCGGGAGGTGGGCAAGGCGCTGATCACCTCCGGGGAAATCCATTTCCTCTGGGATCTGACCGAAGCGGATGTGCCCGAATTCCGAGACAACCCGGACATCACGGTCAACTCCGCGCCGGGGCCGGGCACAGAGCGGCTGGTGCTGAACCTGGCCGATCCTACCCTGGACGCCACCGACGATCCCCTCAACAACCCCCATCCGCTGTTGGGGGACCTGCGGGTACGCCAGGCTATCCAGTATGGCATCGACAAGCAGTTCATCGTGGACGAGCTCCTCTACGGCGCCACGACCGTGGGTGTCAGCGAGCTGAGCCTGGGCTGGGCCAAGTGCGACATCCCACCGTCTGAATACAACCCGGACAAGGCCCGGGCGCTGTTGGAAGAAGCGGGCTTCATTGACCAGGACGGCGACGGCATCCGAGAATGCCATGGCTGTCTGTATGCGGAGGAAGGGACACCCCTGCGCCTGAAGTACCAGACCACCTCCGGCAACCAGCTGCGGGAGGAATCCCAGCAGCTCATCCTGGAGATGATGGCCGACATCGGCATCGAATTCTACATCGAAAACGTGCCCAGCTCGGAGCTCTTTGGCAGTTGGGCCAGCGGCGCCTTCCGCAAGCATGGCCAGTTCGACGTCTTGATGTACACCACCAGCGACAGCATCGACCCCCACTCCCAGATGGACGGCTATTTCCACAAGGATAAGATGCCGACCGAAGCCAACGGCGGCAACGGCTTCAACTACAGCCGTTGGGTCAACGACATCGCCAGCGAGGCCATCGACCGGGCCGGCGCCAGCCCGGATCCGGCCGTGCGCAAGGAGAACTACCAGATCGCCTGCGAGCAGATCGCTGCCGAGCTGCCTCACATCTACCTCTATGACCGGGCCGAGATCCACCTGACCCGCAGCAACGTCAAGGGGTATCAGGTGAACGTCTGGAGCCCCCATGACCAGTCGTGGAATGCAGCGGACTGGGACATCGAATAG
- a CDS encoding ABC transporter permease — MTAYIIRRLVQAIPLLVVISMLVFGMISLAPGGPMSAFEENPNLTAEDLARLEEQLGLNKPVHERYLAWASRIIVGDWGYSNATRRPVLTEIGERLPNTLQLMLVSFVVTLLIAIPIGILSAIKQYSLFDHVATFFAFVGQAIPIFWFGLILIIVFNVILKNPVSPSAGFAWSHFLDCRDCAPLMPGGGMAPYGVDHPTLAQRIQHMILPVTMLALFGAGTYTRYMRGQMLEVIHLDYVRTARAKGLPEGKIIWRHAIKNAITPVVTIMALDLPSLFGGALFTETIFSWPGMGRLFFRSAQRVDFPLLMGIVMINAVLIILFNLLADIVYAFLDPRVRYE, encoded by the coding sequence ATGACCGCGTATATCATTCGTCGTCTTGTGCAGGCCATTCCGTTGCTGGTGGTGATCAGCATGCTGGTTTTCGGCATGATCTCCCTGGCGCCGGGCGGCCCCATGTCTGCCTTCGAGGAAAACCCCAACCTGACGGCCGAAGATCTGGCCCGGCTGGAAGAGCAGTTGGGATTGAATAAGCCGGTCCACGAGCGCTATCTGGCCTGGGCCAGCCGCATCATCGTGGGGGATTGGGGCTACAGCAACGCGACCCGGCGGCCTGTGCTGACCGAGATCGGCGAACGGCTGCCCAACACGCTGCAGTTGATGCTGGTTTCTTTTGTGGTCACCCTGCTGATCGCCATTCCCATCGGCATCCTTTCGGCCATCAAGCAGTACTCCCTTTTTGATCACGTGGCCACCTTTTTCGCCTTTGTGGGGCAGGCCATCCCCATTTTTTGGTTTGGCCTGATCCTGATCATCGTCTTCAACGTGATCCTCAAAAATCCGGTCAGCCCTTCTGCCGGCTTTGCCTGGTCCCATTTCCTGGACTGCCGGGATTGCGCGCCGTTGATGCCTGGCGGTGGCATGGCCCCCTATGGCGTGGATCATCCCACCCTGGCCCAGCGCATTCAGCACATGATCCTGCCGGTGACCATGCTGGCCCTCTTCGGCGCAGGCACCTACACCCGCTACATGCGGGGGCAGATGCTGGAGGTGATCCACCTGGACTACGTGCGTACCGCCCGAGCCAAAGGGCTTCCCGAAGGCAAGATCATCTGGCGCCACGCCATCAAAAACGCCATCACACCGGTGGTCACCATCATGGCCCTGGATCTGCCCAGCCTCTTTGGCGGCGCCCTCTTCACCGAGACCATCTTCTCGTGGCCCGGCATGGGGCGCCTCTTCTTTCGCTCCGCCCAGCGGGTGGACTTCCCCTTGCTCATGGGAATCGTGATGATTAACGCCGTGCTGATCATCCTCTTTAACCTGCTGGCGGACATTGTCTATGCGTTCCTGGATCCCCGGGTACGCTACGAGTAG